In one window of Nakamurella sp. PAMC28650 DNA:
- a CDS encoding DUF5666 domain-containing protein, whose translation MTIPTPSYPTPSPHLPPERPSFLRRNRSVLLIGVVVVLAGLGAGAALAAGRSGGSASGAPSSVVGASSTTPGSAAAGAPVSASSSAAPRSGSAAGTGKPVKTRGVRGVIVSESGSTWTVRTAKGRSVTVTITASTRFGTKKIPATAAQFRVGQQVAVLGSTGATGVVATRVTAPQTAAIGTAAPTTGSTESTPPPTTTPTA comes from the coding sequence ATGACCATCCCGACCCCGTCGTACCCCACGCCGTCTCCGCACCTCCCGCCGGAGCGACCGTCGTTCCTCCGGCGGAACCGGTCGGTGCTGCTGATCGGCGTCGTGGTGGTCCTGGCCGGCCTCGGTGCCGGCGCCGCACTGGCCGCCGGCCGCAGTGGTGGCAGTGCGTCCGGCGCTCCGTCGAGCGTGGTGGGTGCGTCGTCGACGACTCCCGGTTCCGCCGCGGCAGGGGCACCGGTCAGCGCCTCGTCCTCTGCTGCGCCGAGGTCGGGATCGGCCGCCGGTACCGGGAAGCCGGTGAAGACCAGGGGCGTCCGCGGGGTCATCGTCAGCGAATCCGGGAGTACGTGGACGGTCCGGACGGCGAAGGGCAGGTCCGTCACGGTCACCATCACGGCCTCGACCCGGTTCGGCACGAAGAAGATACCTGCCACCGCCGCGCAGTTCCGGGTCGGTCAGCAGGTCGCCGTCCTCGGTAGCACCGGTGCCACCGGAGTGGTGGCGACCCGGGTCACCGCGCCGCAGACGGCCGCGATCGGGACCGCCGCTCCCACCACCGGGTCGACCGAATCCACGCCGCCGCCGACGACGACGCCCACCGCCTGA
- a CDS encoding M1 family metallopeptidase yields the protein MRKLRDRLILVVAFAGAATLAAPAAAGALQPAVHHPGGASVHATPGAAGAGDPYFPLSGNGGFDISHYGLDIAYVPATGKLTGHAVISATATQNLSRFDLDLSGLTVTSVAVQGERAKFTRTGQELVITPSDYLPRGHRFTVDVRYSGVPRYVQDPDGSADGWIRTDNGAFVASEPQGAMTWFPANSQPIDKSSFDVTIAVPKGYQAVGNGQLISQRSTASTTTTHWQQRQPMAAYLATASIGKFQISSYRADGMPVYVAVDPREAKASAPVLAKLPEILAWEEKVFGRYPFSSTGAIVMHAPFVGYALETQSRPLFDRAPDESTLVHELAHQWFGDSVSVTRWKDIWLNEGFATYTEWLWAEHNGTQTAQQSFDQLYASPGSSDLWSRPVADPGSGEFIFSTPSYSRGAMVLQKLRTAVGDRTFFRILKTWASEHRNGHGTTAQFTGLATEMSHQNLTALFHTWLYTAGKPAHA from the coding sequence ATGAGGAAGCTGAGAGATCGTCTGATCCTGGTCGTCGCGTTCGCCGGAGCCGCCACCCTCGCCGCGCCCGCGGCCGCCGGCGCCCTCCAACCCGCCGTCCACCATCCCGGCGGCGCGTCCGTCCACGCCACCCCGGGGGCAGCGGGAGCCGGGGACCCGTACTTCCCGCTCTCGGGCAACGGCGGCTTCGACATCTCTCACTACGGCCTGGACATCGCTTACGTGCCGGCCACCGGGAAGCTCACCGGCCACGCCGTCATCTCCGCGACCGCGACCCAGAATCTGTCCCGCTTCGATCTCGACCTCTCGGGTCTGACGGTGACTTCCGTTGCGGTGCAGGGTGAGCGGGCCAAGTTCACCCGCACCGGACAGGAATTGGTGATCACACCGAGCGACTACCTGCCGCGCGGTCACCGCTTCACGGTGGACGTCCGCTACAGCGGTGTCCCGCGCTACGTGCAGGATCCGGACGGCTCCGCCGACGGGTGGATCCGGACCGACAACGGCGCCTTCGTCGCCAGCGAGCCGCAGGGCGCGATGACGTGGTTCCCGGCGAACTCGCAGCCGATCGACAAGTCGTCCTTCGACGTCACCATCGCGGTCCCGAAGGGGTACCAGGCGGTCGGTAACGGTCAGTTGATCTCGCAACGGTCGACAGCGTCCACCACCACGACGCATTGGCAGCAGCGGCAGCCGATGGCTGCGTATCTGGCGACCGCCTCCATCGGCAAGTTCCAGATCAGCTCCTACCGTGCCGACGGCATGCCCGTCTACGTGGCCGTCGACCCCCGCGAGGCCAAGGCCTCGGCGCCGGTACTGGCCAAGCTCCCGGAGATCCTGGCCTGGGAGGAGAAGGTCTTCGGCCGCTATCCGTTCTCCTCGACCGGCGCGATCGTGATGCACGCGCCCTTCGTCGGCTACGCCCTCGAGACCCAGTCGCGACCGTTGTTCGACCGGGCACCCGACGAGTCGACCCTGGTCCACGAGTTGGCCCACCAGTGGTTCGGCGACTCGGTCAGCGTGACCCGCTGGAAGGACATCTGGCTCAACGAGGGCTTCGCCACCTACACAGAATGGCTGTGGGCCGAACACAACGGCACCCAGACCGCCCAGCAGAGTTTCGACCAGCTGTACGCATCCCCGGGTTCGTCCGACCTCTGGTCCCGCCCGGTCGCCGATCCGGGTTCGGGTGAATTCATCTTCAGTACCCCGTCGTACTCACGGGGGGCGATGGTGCTCCAGAAGCTGCGGACGGCCGTGGGTGATCGGACCTTCTTCCGGATCCTGAAGACGTGGGCCTCCGAGCATCGCAACGGTCACGGGACGACCGCCCAGTTCACCGGGCTGGCCACCGAGATGTCGCACCAGAACCTGACGGCGCTGTTCCACACCTGGCTCTACACCGCCGGGAAGCCGGCGCACGCCTGA
- a CDS encoding YchJ family protein: protein MPYQDCCRPFHLGEGTAPTAERLMRSRYCGFALQDEAYLLKTWHPSTRPLSVALDRGMRWHQLQILGRTGGGLLDRSGTVEFLAAYRRAGVAGEHHENSRFVRERGCWLYVGLA, encoded by the coding sequence ATGCCGTACCAGGATTGCTGCCGACCGTTTCATCTCGGTGAAGGCACCGCGCCGACGGCCGAACGCCTCATGCGCTCCCGCTACTGCGGCTTCGCGCTCCAGGACGAGGCGTACCTGCTCAAGACGTGGCATCCCTCGACGCGCCCGCTCTCAGTCGCCCTCGATCGCGGGATGCGCTGGCACCAGCTGCAGATCCTCGGCCGCACGGGTGGCGGACTGCTCGATCGCAGTGGAACGGTGGAGTTCCTGGCGGCCTATCGAAGAGCCGGTGTCGCCGGCGAACATCACGAGAACAGCCGCTTCGTCCGCGAAAGGGGATGCTGGCTCTACGTCGGCCTCGCCTGA
- a CDS encoding 2'-5' RNA ligase family protein, with protein sequence MLRLVVVLPLLPLRHGDAFTLATWTLHLTLVPTFVVDLDLDAVVAVIQPALARQSALLVTVGGDEGFGRAQRIPVSLIEDSSELIPLHHVLLDGLTAAGAAFDDPDFTGGGYRPHITMTRTARAHPGELLRLGQATVVDMEPIGPTRLRRVAWAAPLAVAGS encoded by the coding sequence GTGCTGCGTCTCGTCGTCGTCCTACCGCTGCTGCCCCTCCGGCACGGTGACGCCTTCACCCTGGCCACGTGGACGTTGCACCTCACGCTCGTTCCCACCTTCGTGGTCGACCTCGACCTGGACGCCGTCGTGGCGGTCATCCAACCCGCGCTCGCCAGGCAGTCCGCGTTGCTGGTGACTGTCGGCGGGGACGAGGGATTCGGCCGGGCGCAACGGATTCCGGTCAGCCTGATCGAGGATTCCAGCGAACTGATCCCGCTGCACCACGTCCTGCTCGACGGGCTGACCGCAGCGGGGGCCGCCTTCGACGACCCGGACTTCACCGGTGGCGGCTATCGGCCGCACATCACCATGACCAGGACTGCACGCGCGCATCCGGGCGAACTGCTGCGATTGGGACAGGCCACCGTCGTCGACATGGAACCGATCGGACCCACACGGCTGCGCCGGGTCGCCTGGGCCGCCCCGCTCGCAGTCGCAGGCTCCTAG
- a CDS encoding pentapeptide repeat-containing protein has protein sequence MSRAGTPSDWLDRVTGPELRADCSRCFGLCCVALPFAASADFAFDKRAGEPCVNLRSDFRCGIHSGLRASGFSGCTTYDCFGAGQQVSQVTYAGRDWRAASDRAAKMFEVFPVVRQLHELLWYLQGAAASTDDESVRESIVQVADATRKLTRLPPQELLALDVAHHRRQVDVVLLQVSRVVRAEYGRQQKDRRGADLIGARLRGADLRGADLRGAYLIGADLRGADLRSADLIGADLRGADLRGADLSDSIFLTQFQLNSAKGDAATRFPPALSRPAHWTAG, from the coding sequence ATGTCCCGGGCCGGCACGCCATCTGATTGGCTTGATCGCGTGACCGGACCTGAATTGCGCGCCGACTGTTCCAGATGCTTCGGCCTCTGCTGCGTGGCGCTCCCCTTCGCCGCGTCAGCCGACTTCGCGTTCGACAAGAGGGCCGGTGAACCCTGTGTCAACCTCCGGAGCGACTTCCGGTGCGGAATCCATTCCGGGCTGCGTGCGTCTGGGTTCTCCGGGTGCACGACCTACGACTGTTTCGGTGCGGGGCAACAGGTCTCCCAGGTCACCTACGCCGGCCGGGACTGGCGGGCCGCCTCCGACCGGGCGGCAAAGATGTTCGAGGTCTTCCCCGTCGTGCGGCAGCTCCACGAGCTGCTCTGGTACCTGCAGGGGGCCGCTGCGTCGACCGACGACGAGTCGGTCCGGGAGTCCATCGTGCAGGTGGCCGACGCGACCCGGAAGCTGACCCGGCTGCCACCCCAGGAGCTGCTGGCCCTCGACGTCGCCCATCATCGCCGGCAGGTGGACGTCGTGCTGCTCCAGGTCAGCCGGGTCGTCCGCGCCGAATACGGCCGGCAGCAGAAGGATCGCCGCGGGGCGGATCTGATCGGGGCACGGCTGCGCGGCGCCGACCTGCGCGGCGCGGACCTGCGGGGGGCCTACCTGATCGGCGCCGACCTGCGTGGTGCGGACCTGCGCTCCGCCGACCTGATCGGGGCGGACCTCCGTGGCGCCGACCTGAGGGGCGCCGACCTGTCGGACAGCATCTTTCTTACGCAGTTCCAGCTGAATTCGGCGAAAGGTGATGCTGCGACGCGCTTTCCGCCCGCCCTCAGTCGGCCTGCGCACTGGACGGCCGGGTGA
- a CDS encoding ATP-binding domain-containing protein encodes MSGTEGADLPAEQEFISVLYRRLDAMREETVRLRDTYLRDSDGTPGGRVQRDIAYAGHAQTLIDLTVAEDKLCFGRLDTTDGDFMHIGRMGIFSEGDVREQLLMDWRAPSARPFYVATAAAPLGVRRRRHLRVRRRQVESLSDEYLDLTGLSPDDPALAAVSGAGLTGEAALLAALNAPRTGRMGDIVETIQAEQDRIIRAERSGILVVQGGPGTGKTAVALHRTAYLLYTHRKQLANRGVLVIGPNRTFLNYIGQVLPSLGENAVVLSTVGDLFPGVRAQRVETPAAAVLKGRLNMAKVIANAVLDRQRMPLTTITVAYDGGVLRLDKQLLSRAQERAWQSRLPHNRARNIFLRSVFDQLARQVARRQREGLGSAVPFTSEDFDEIRRELRADEDVQGVLAGIWPGLTAQTVLRDLLSSPRRLQVAAPFLSDTERDLLSTARAQPFSQSDVPLLDEVAELLGQDDRLTLAAAAADREQRQEYAQSVLDMLGDGGEPGDDGAGPGDQSLLGMVSAADLVELQDDRVSLTSTAERAGADREWTYGHVVVDEAQELSPMAWRMVMRRCPVRSMTLVGDLAQTGDAAGASSWGSVLRPYVGRDWRFEELTVNYRTPAEITVVADRVLASIDPKLTAPTSVRSTGVDPWWLAVPAAGLIDRIAEMAVQDLAAAGEQHLAILVPDALFDQVLAKVVADVPGAGSGTDVDNPVVVLTVREAKGLEFDSVILVEPDQVVAQSPRGSNDLYVAITRATQRLGVIYSGPRPAFADPAPEADSGLW; translated from the coding sequence TTGTCCGGGACCGAAGGCGCTGATCTGCCGGCCGAACAGGAATTCATCAGCGTGCTCTACCGGCGTCTGGACGCGATGCGCGAGGAGACCGTGCGGCTCCGCGACACCTACCTGCGGGACAGCGACGGAACACCGGGCGGCCGGGTGCAGCGCGACATCGCCTACGCCGGGCATGCGCAGACGCTCATCGACCTCACGGTCGCCGAGGACAAGTTGTGCTTCGGCCGGCTGGACACCACCGACGGCGATTTCATGCACATCGGACGGATGGGCATCTTCTCCGAGGGCGATGTGCGCGAGCAGCTGCTGATGGACTGGCGGGCGCCCTCGGCACGGCCGTTCTACGTGGCCACCGCCGCCGCTCCCCTCGGGGTCCGCCGCCGTCGCCACCTGCGGGTCCGTCGCCGGCAGGTCGAGTCCCTCTCGGACGAATACCTGGATCTGACCGGTCTGTCCCCCGACGACCCGGCTCTGGCCGCGGTCAGTGGAGCCGGGTTGACCGGGGAGGCGGCCCTGCTGGCCGCGCTCAACGCCCCGCGGACCGGCCGGATGGGCGACATCGTCGAGACCATCCAGGCCGAGCAGGACCGGATCATCCGCGCCGAGCGGTCCGGGATCCTCGTCGTGCAGGGCGGTCCCGGTACCGGGAAGACCGCAGTCGCCCTGCACCGTACCGCCTACCTGCTGTACACCCACCGGAAGCAGCTGGCCAACCGCGGGGTGCTGGTGATCGGCCCGAACCGCACGTTCCTCAACTACATCGGTCAGGTGCTGCCCTCGCTGGGCGAGAACGCGGTGGTGCTCTCGACCGTCGGCGACCTCTTTCCCGGCGTCAGGGCCCAACGGGTCGAGACGCCAGCGGCGGCAGTCCTCAAGGGCCGGCTGAACATGGCGAAGGTGATCGCCAACGCCGTGCTCGACCGGCAGCGGATGCCGCTCACGACCATCACCGTCGCCTACGACGGCGGCGTGCTGCGCCTGGACAAGCAGCTGCTGTCCCGGGCGCAGGAGCGTGCCTGGCAGTCGCGTCTGCCGCACAACCGGGCACGGAACATATTCTTGCGCAGCGTCTTCGACCAACTGGCCCGTCAGGTGGCACGCCGCCAGCGCGAGGGTCTCGGCTCGGCCGTCCCGTTCACGTCGGAGGACTTCGACGAGATCCGCCGCGAGCTGCGGGCCGACGAGGACGTGCAGGGTGTGCTGGCCGGCATCTGGCCGGGGCTGACCGCGCAGACCGTCCTACGGGACCTGCTGTCCTCGCCGCGGAGGTTGCAGGTCGCGGCGCCGTTCCTCAGCGACACCGAGCGCGACCTGCTGTCGACGGCGCGGGCGCAACCGTTCTCGCAGTCGGACGTACCGCTGCTGGACGAGGTGGCCGAACTACTGGGCCAGGACGACCGACTGACGCTGGCGGCGGCGGCGGCGGACCGGGAGCAGCGTCAGGAGTACGCGCAGAGCGTGTTGGACATGCTCGGTGACGGCGGCGAACCCGGCGACGACGGCGCCGGGCCCGGCGATCAGTCCCTGCTGGGCATGGTCAGCGCGGCTGATCTCGTCGAACTGCAGGACGACCGGGTGTCGCTGACGTCCACCGCGGAACGTGCCGGGGCCGACCGGGAGTGGACCTACGGCCACGTGGTGGTGGACGAGGCCCAGGAGCTGTCGCCGATGGCCTGGCGGATGGTGATGCGCCGGTGTCCGGTGAGGTCGATGACGCTGGTCGGTGACCTCGCGCAGACCGGGGACGCAGCCGGCGCATCCTCCTGGGGCAGCGTGCTCCGGCCCTACGTGGGCCGCGACTGGCGGTTCGAGGAGCTGACGGTGAACTACCGGACCCCGGCCGAGATCACCGTCGTCGCCGACCGGGTGCTGGCGAGCATCGACCCGAAACTGACCGCACCGACCTCGGTCCGCTCGACCGGCGTCGACCCCTGGTGGCTGGCCGTTCCGGCGGCCGGGTTGATCGACCGGATCGCCGAGATGGCCGTCCAGGATCTGGCCGCGGCCGGCGAGCAGCACCTGGCGATCCTGGTGCCCGACGCGCTGTTCGACCAGGTGCTGGCCAAGGTGGTGGCCGACGTTCCCGGCGCCGGTTCCGGTACCGACGTCGACAACCCGGTGGTGGTCCTGACGGTTCGGGAGGCCAAGGGCCTGGAGTTCGACTCGGTGATCCTGGTCGAGCCCGATCAGGTCGTCGCGCAGTCGCCCAGGGGCAGCAACGATCTCTACGTGGCGATCACCAGGGCCACCCAGCGACTCGGGGTGATCTACAGCGGCCCGCGCCCGGCCTTCGCCGACCCGGCGCCCGAGGCGGATTCCGGGCTCTGGTAG
- a CDS encoding DUF2127 domain-containing protein produces the protein MVDWNLNVCGRHGHETFAPDEPELRERLRAETPAGEAWRCLRCAAYVVGPPKGSGPADDAPEVPRGPLLRDRRIMRLLAAERVIRGLGLLGLAILVFVFRKSRGDLQTSFNSDLPLLRPLADQIGWNIDSSRIVRGIDSVFSLSEKTLVWIAIGLIAYAVLQFVEGTGLWLMKRWGEYFAVVATSIFLPLEIYDLTEKITVLRVLLFLVNLAAVVWLVWSKRLFGVRGGAAAYHAEHHAESLLTVERAAVTETAGAA, from the coding sequence GTGGTGGATTGGAATCTGAACGTCTGCGGCCGGCACGGCCACGAAACCTTCGCTCCCGACGAACCCGAACTGCGGGAGCGACTGCGGGCCGAGACCCCCGCGGGGGAGGCGTGGCGGTGTCTGCGCTGCGCCGCCTACGTGGTCGGGCCACCCAAGGGCAGTGGCCCCGCCGACGACGCCCCCGAGGTCCCCCGCGGCCCGCTGCTGCGGGACCGCAGGATCATGCGACTGCTGGCCGCCGAGCGGGTGATCCGCGGACTCGGCCTGCTGGGGCTGGCCATCCTGGTGTTCGTGTTCCGCAAGTCCCGGGGCGACCTGCAGACCTCGTTCAACAGCGACCTGCCGCTGCTGCGGCCGTTGGCGGACCAGATCGGCTGGAACATCGACAGTTCCAGGATCGTCAGGGGGATCGACAGCGTCTTCTCGCTGTCGGAGAAGACGCTGGTCTGGATTGCGATCGGACTGATCGCCTACGCCGTGCTGCAGTTCGTCGAAGGCACCGGGCTCTGGCTGATGAAGCGCTGGGGCGAGTACTTCGCGGTGGTCGCGACCAGCATCTTCCTACCGCTGGAGATCTACGACCTGACGGAGAAGATCACCGTCCTGCGCGTGCTGCTCTTCCTCGTCAACCTGGCGGCCGTGGTGTGGCTGGTCTGGAGCAAACGGCTTTTCGGGGTGCGCGGCGGGGCTGCGGCCTATCACGCCGAGCACCACGCCGAGAGCCTGCTGACGGTGGAGCGCGCAGCCGTGACCGAGACGGCCGGCGCGGCCTGA
- a CDS encoding DUF998 domain-containing protein yields MTAESTRDREARIADELAIDLLDDEAHAPGGDILLARRLAMLGIAGVMISTAAIGVLHVVEPSRSLDPLSRTISEYELLSNGWIFDWGVVVLALASALILGAMVVREMVPLRSWGSMMTLLWCIGLVGLVVFPKHPGLDPSVAGRVHWTWTLIAFFSLPIGTCLICWRHRTPTGRWPRSAIRLSMMAGGWFAVLTVQTVLSAVTPIQAWRAVGLVERALSLTEMAVMVVLGLWVVHHSESPAVLDPAPDVSG; encoded by the coding sequence ATGACGGCAGAGTCCACCCGTGACCGGGAGGCCCGCATCGCCGATGAGCTGGCGATCGATCTGCTCGACGACGAGGCCCATGCGCCGGGCGGGGACATCCTGCTCGCCCGCCGACTGGCGATGCTCGGCATCGCCGGTGTGATGATCTCGACGGCGGCCATCGGCGTCCTGCACGTGGTGGAGCCCAGCCGCTCGCTCGATCCGCTCTCCCGGACGATCAGCGAGTACGAACTGCTGAGCAACGGCTGGATCTTCGACTGGGGGGTTGTCGTGCTGGCCCTGGCGTCAGCGCTGATCCTCGGGGCCATGGTGGTGCGCGAGATGGTCCCGTTGCGTTCCTGGGGAAGCATGATGACGCTGCTCTGGTGCATCGGCCTGGTCGGACTCGTCGTCTTCCCCAAGCATCCAGGGCTCGACCCCTCGGTGGCCGGGCGGGTGCACTGGACCTGGACCCTGATCGCCTTCTTCAGCCTGCCGATCGGCACCTGCCTGATCTGCTGGCGGCACCGGACGCCGACCGGGCGGTGGCCCCGCTCGGCGATCCGGCTCTCCATGATGGCCGGCGGTTGGTTCGCCGTGCTCACCGTGCAGACCGTGCTCTCCGCGGTGACGCCCATCCAGGCCTGGCGGGCGGTCGGTCTCGTCGAGCGGGCGCTGTCGTTGACCGAGATGGCCGTCATGGTCGTGCTCGGACTGTGGGTCGTGCACCACAGCGAGTCGCCCGCCGTCCTGGACCCCGCACCTGACGTCTCCGGCTGA
- a CDS encoding nucleobase:cation symporter-2 family protein: MTQLADRPVETEPPVHPVDQVPPTPKLVVLALQHLFIMYAGAVAVPFIVGNALGLSPMDIGILVNMDLLVSGICTMLQAAGLYKLRFVGSRLPIIAGATFTVLSPMLTIAFANGGAYAGGLATVYGSLLVAGVFGLLIARPFSMMIRFFPPLVSGTVIAIIGLSLIGVDINLITGSSTLTSVVTAYPTTLPAGASVSAGSAPGTFDIITANPDYAKPSFIGLAMLVILVIVLISRFAPGFAGQLAVLVVGVLVAWPMHLLNFSSVGPASWFGVAAPFHFGAPQFHFSAIVSMCIVVLVTYTESTADTVAVAEMTESDLPPKRLAAGLAADGFSFILAGFMNSFPDTAYAENVGLLGITKVRSRWVVALCGVFLVVLGVIPKMGAVIAALPQQVIGGAATVMFAMVTVVGIQTLSKVSFKDNHNLLIVAVSLSVGMAPALFTTFYSKFPEWFQTIFGSAITSTVIVVFILNLLFNHWGGQGEPEALETAVHEGAYAPGIPNDGVNVSDGYPENWQKEPGVVARSREADVT, encoded by the coding sequence ATGACCCAACTCGCCGATCGCCCCGTCGAGACGGAACCGCCGGTCCACCCCGTCGACCAGGTGCCGCCCACCCCCAAGTTGGTCGTGCTCGCCCTGCAGCACCTGTTCATCATGTACGCCGGCGCCGTCGCCGTGCCGTTCATCGTCGGCAACGCATTGGGGTTGAGCCCCATGGACATCGGCATCCTGGTCAACATGGACCTGCTGGTCTCCGGCATCTGCACCATGCTGCAGGCGGCCGGCCTCTACAAGCTCAGGTTCGTCGGCAGCCGCCTGCCCATCATCGCGGGCGCGACCTTCACAGTGCTGTCCCCGATGCTCACGATCGCCTTCGCCAACGGCGGTGCCTATGCGGGCGGCCTTGCGACGGTCTACGGGTCGCTGCTGGTGGCCGGTGTCTTCGGGCTGCTCATCGCGCGCCCGTTCTCGATGATGATCCGGTTCTTCCCGCCGCTGGTCTCCGGCACCGTGATCGCGATCATCGGCCTGTCGCTGATCGGTGTCGACATCAACCTGATCACTGGCAGTTCCACCCTGACGTCGGTGGTCACCGCCTACCCGACGACCCTCCCGGCCGGCGCGAGCGTCAGTGCCGGCAGCGCGCCCGGAACGTTCGACATCATCACGGCCAACCCGGACTACGCCAAGCCCTCGTTCATCGGCCTGGCGATGCTGGTCATCCTGGTGATCGTCCTGATCAGCCGGTTCGCGCCGGGATTCGCCGGGCAACTGGCGGTGCTCGTGGTCGGCGTGCTGGTGGCCTGGCCGATGCACCTGCTGAACTTCAGCTCCGTCGGTCCGGCCAGCTGGTTCGGTGTGGCGGCTCCGTTCCACTTCGGTGCACCGCAGTTCCACTTCTCCGCGATCGTGTCGATGTGCATCGTGGTCCTGGTCACCTACACCGAGTCGACCGCCGACACGGTCGCGGTCGCCGAGATGACCGAGTCCGACCTGCCACCGAAGCGGCTGGCGGCCGGTCTGGCCGCCGACGGGTTCTCGTTCATCCTGGCTGGTTTCATGAACTCGTTCCCCGACACCGCCTACGCCGAGAACGTCGGCCTGCTGGGCATCACCAAGGTCCGGAGCCGTTGGGTGGTCGCTCTGTGCGGTGTGTTCCTGGTCGTCCTCGGGGTGATCCCGAAGATGGGCGCCGTGATCGCGGCGCTCCCGCAGCAGGTGATCGGCGGCGCGGCCACCGTCATGTTCGCGATGGTGACCGTCGTCGGCATCCAGACGCTGTCGAAGGTCTCCTTCAAGGACAACCACAACCTGCTGATCGTCGCGGTGTCCCTGTCGGTCGGGATGGCGCCGGCGCTTTTCACCACGTTCTACTCGAAGTTCCCGGAGTGGTTCCAGACGATCTTCGGCTCGGCCATCACCTCGACCGTCATCGTCGTCTTCATCCTGAACCTGCTGTTCAACCACTGGGGCGGACAGGGAGAGCCGGAGGCCCTGGAGACCGCGGTGCACGAAGGCGCCTACGCCCCGGGCATCCCCAACGACGGGGTCAACGTCTCCGACGGATATCCCGAGAACTGGCAGAAGGAACCCGGTGTGGTGGCCCGGTCACGGGAAGCCGACGTGACGTAG
- a CDS encoding thymidylate synthase produces MQQYLDLMDRILTTGVDKQDRTGTGTRSIFGHQMRFDLAAGFPLLTTKKVHFKSVAIELLWFLRGSTNVRWLQERGVSIWDEWADAEGELGPVYGHQWRSWPAPDGRRFDQIAGVVESLRTNPDSRRHIVSAWNVAEVGDMALPPCHTMFQFYVADGRLSCQLYQRSADVFLGVPFNIASYALLTEMVAKVVGLQPGDFVHTLGDAHLYRNHFDQARLQLTRTPRPLPRIALADGITDLDAYEYADITIDAYDPYPGIKAPIAV; encoded by the coding sequence ATGCAGCAGTACTTGGATCTGATGGATCGAATCCTGACCACCGGCGTCGACAAGCAGGATCGGACCGGCACCGGTACGCGGAGCATCTTCGGTCATCAGATGCGGTTCGACCTCGCCGCGGGTTTCCCCCTGCTGACCACCAAGAAGGTGCACTTCAAATCGGTGGCGATCGAGCTGCTGTGGTTCCTGCGGGGCTCCACCAACGTGCGGTGGCTGCAGGAGCGCGGCGTCAGCATCTGGGACGAGTGGGCCGACGCCGAGGGCGAGCTCGGCCCCGTCTACGGCCATCAGTGGAGGTCGTGGCCGGCGCCGGACGGACGCCGGTTCGACCAGATCGCGGGGGTGGTGGAGTCCCTGCGGACCAACCCGGATTCTCGGCGGCACATCGTCTCCGCCTGGAACGTGGCCGAGGTCGGCGACATGGCACTTCCCCCCTGCCACACCATGTTCCAGTTCTACGTGGCGGACGGACGGCTCTCCTGCCAGCTCTACCAACGCTCGGCGGACGTCTTCCTGGGCGTCCCGTTTAACATCGCCTCCTATGCCCTGCTGACCGAGATGGTGGCCAAGGTCGTCGGCCTGCAGCCCGGCGACTTCGTCCACACCCTGGGTGACGCGCACCTGTACCGCAACCACTTCGACCAGGCCCGGCTGCAGCTGACCAGGACGCCGCGGCCCCTGCCGAGGATCGCGCTCGCCGACGGGATCACCGATCTGGACGCCTACGAATACGCCGACATCACCATCGACGCCTACGACCCCTACCCGGGCATCAAGGCCCCGATCGCGGTATGA